The Populus nigra chromosome 4, ddPopNigr1.1, whole genome shotgun sequence genome contains the following window.
ttttctcttcttttttttttttgtttttgccatgcatctttttttcttctaactattagattattttgatttatttcatgcCATTGCATTTTTATACAAATGTATGTTGAATTTGGACTagtttaagaattatttttccaggtaatagtttttttttccttttctaatctagcaaaaaaaaactcaaaaaagagAAGGGTGGCATTGTCAATTTAGAAAGGCAGGCCTGCACCATCCTCCTGTGCCTGATTTCAAGTGGCTGTGCGCGGGATcaatgtgtgtgtgagagagagagagagaggggtcaCGGGTTTGTCTTGAGAGGTCCTGATTTCACAGTTCtagacagacagacagacagacagacacATATTCTCTCCCACCACACAACCGAGGAGACTATCCAACGTTAATGTGAATTCACCCCTATTTTACTTACAGAGTTTAAAAACAACTTGTACACAATATTTTACTGTATCACCAAGACACTTAAAAACATCCCTCCATCCTCTTCAACATTTCAATCCACACCCAGGACTCCCATCCCGAGCTTCACAATACCGCCATGTCCATATTCACACTCTCTTCCTTATCCCTTACCTAGCTATCACATCCAAAACCGTCACTGTTTCTCTCTTACacctctctctatctctatctCTGCAAAATAGCAGGCGCTTTTGATCTCCAATGGCTCTCATGTTAGATAACTGTGAAGGCATATTACTCTCATTAGACTCCCACAAATCAGTCCCAGCTCCTTTCCTTACCAAAACCTACCAACTGGTAGATGATCCAGCCACTGACCACATAGTTTCTTGGGGTGAAGATGACACTACTTTCGTTGTTTGGAGGCCACCTGAGTTTGCTCGTGATCTCCTTCCTAACTATTTCAAGCATAACAACTTCTCTAGCTTTGTCAGGCAACTCAATACCTATGTAAATATAACTTCAATCACTCTTATCATATGCCCTTTCTTTAAAACtgtgtctttgttttttgttttttctattttttattttggctcTGATTTGGGTTTGTTTTGGGTGTTTGGTGCATTAGGGGTTTAGGAAGATTGTACCTGACAGATGGGAGTTCGCTAATGAGTTTTTCAAGAAGGGAGAAAAACATTTACTTTGTGAAATCCATAGAAGAAAAACAGCTCAGCCACAAGTAGCCATTAATCAGCACCACCCACATTCTCCTTTTGGTGTTAACGGGCCCAGTTTCTTTCCTTTCCCAAGCAGAACCAGCATCTCTCCATCTGATTCAGATGAGCAAGCCAACAACTGGTGTGATTCACCTCCTCTCACTTCACCACCAAGAGGAGGATTTGCTACCGCCACAGTTATTGGTGGTGGGGGTGGATTTAATAGTTCAGTCTCTGCATTATCAGAAGATAATGAAAGACTAAGGAGAAGCAACAATATGCTAATGTCCGAGCTTGCGCACATGAAAAAGCTTTACAATGATATTATTTACTTTGTCCAAAATCATGTCAAGCCTGTTGCTCCCAGCAATTCCTACTCTTCTTCTTTGCTTCTTTGTGGCCCATCACCTTATGCTACAACAAATCATGTTACTTCTAATGGTTCTCTAGTACAGAAGCCCTTAAACCAGCTTCTTGGGTACTATCCTACAACTGCTCCAACTAACCCTAAGCAAATCCCTCAAGTTCATGTTTTGATCAACTCACCTACAGCTACTTCACAGAGCTCTTTGACCATTCTAGAAGAAGCCAACAACAATGGTTGCAAGACAAAGTTGTTTGGTGTGCCattacaaacaaagaaaagattgcACCCAGAGTATGGTTCTAATCCAGGAAATATGGAAACTAGCAAGGCTCGTTTGGTGTTGGACAAGGATGATTTAGGATTGAATCTTATGCCTCTTTCAAGATGTTAGTATCTTCAAATCAATTCTAAAGATCTGAGCTTTTTgggttttatatttatatcttttcttagattttatttcttgtttgattttcaTTGTCTTCTTTGAGTCTTAAGATAGTCTGAGATGATAGTAGCTACTAGCTCGTGTTAATGAAAGAAACATGCGTGTGCGTGCGTGTTGGTTTTTGTGACCTTGTATATAACTTTAGTGCCGGGTATTTTCTTTACCCCCACAGCCATGAATGCAGGTGGGGTTTGGttagaatgaagatcaaatcaaatcaagtttaaaaatcaCAAGTCCATTTCTAAAGAGATGTCCTTTCATTTTGATTGTTTGCAATTTATTGCTCTCTCCTCCTGCTTCTCCTCTTTCTGAATTTAATGTCCGTAAGTTTCAGTTCCATTAATTAATGGAAGGGAAAGAGAGAGTCTTGATGGCTTAAttaatttcctttccttttaggttctttttgtttttttttttggggggggggggggggaggttTCAGGCTGGGTTCATCCATCTAGGGCTTTCTCTGGTTAATTAGTCCCATTAATGTATGATACGCAGCACTATGTCTTGCAAATACTTCCAAAACATCCAAAAACTGATGGAtgggataaaaacaaaagtaagaAAGGGCAGCTAACTAGCTGAGGACAATATGATTATGGTCATTCATTTCTCAAAATATGATTAGCCTTGTCATAAtaactatcattatcattaattattccTTCCTATAATTATTTGTCAATGTGAAAAGAAACTGTATAGANNNNNNNNNNNNNNNNNNNNNNNNNNNNNNNNNNNNNNNNNNNNNNNNNNNNNNNNNNNNNNNNNNNNNNNNNNNNNNNNNNNNNNNNNNNNNNNNNNNNNNNNNNNNNNNNNNNNNNNNNNNNNNNNNNNNNNNNNNNNNNNNNNNNNNNNNNNNNNNNNNNNNNNNNNNNNNNNNNNNNNNNNNNNNNNNNNNNNNNNAGCAatgcataattaaaattcaaggtttttttttttcattttgtccctctaggattttttttaattttatcctctaaCATTAGATTTACATGATattggatttcataatttatttcaatttattttatagaatttctcgatctcatgacttgTGTTGCGAGTTCTGAAGGTTAGTTATATTGACTCGGTCatccatccttcaatattgagttgattgagaattaagctttatagttgcttttgtattttttttctatgggttATCACGGTCTCATGATTTGGATCGTAATTTTTATAGGTTGGCTCGAGTTTATTTTGTCCTtgtataaattgattttttttcatcttcatccttcaacattaggttaattgagaattatacttttttaattttttcttttgatttgttttctatgggtTATTCCAGTCTTGTGACCTGAATTTGATAAGATAACCTGGGTTGACTTGAGTCAttgtttttgtctatttttttttacattttcttccaatataatctttcaatattgggttgatttgaaattgggcttcataatctttttttttctttctatggggttatgACGATCTTATTATCCAGGTTACTGGTTAAGTCAAATAACTCAgggtttttttatccattttttgttgattttgtttcaattatattctttaatattgggCTGGTTGggaattagactttataattgtGTCGGGTAGTGTTCAATGAGGTTATCTTGACTTCATAATCACAAGTTTGGTCGGTTGGTTTGGGTTGACTTGGATGGTATTTTGTATCcgttttgtaattgtttttttatttcattcttcaatattaagttaattagaaattgaatttcatattttgttttgattttttttctatagggttacCTCGATCTCACGATCcaggtttgataggttaactcgagttgactcaactcattttttttattaaattttatttttaattttatctttcaacattgggttgattagaAATTTGATTCAATAGTTTTTATTTGCTCTATGTAAGGTTATTAGGGTCTCATGATCTAGGTAGCGGATTTGAGAAGTTAATCCGAGTTGATCCTCatcgatctaatatgttgtcattttaatattttttaaaaaatatcatctttaagTCGAGCAATAGTTTTATTGATCATCTGGATTGTCTTTGAATCTGTAAAGTCGATCAGTTTACATCATGGATCAATccctatataatttaatttttttaaataaaaaacatgttaataatacttaaatatttttttacataaaataaataatttaacccGCAGCATAGCGCAAGAAATTATACAATTAAGCATAAAGCTAAAAGGTATGGGGAAAACATTGTTTCATTACACTCATTAGCACTATGGATTGtaatagtaatccacagtgatggttttttcttgcatttgagcccctttttttcatttggctattaatttttttaatttaattcttatatgatatatttatagggatttagaattgataatttattttttatatggttatcgcAATATTACAATTAATATCTCAACATCACaatacaatatattttcaaaaaagttaaatcaaataaataactaTACGTTGCACCACTTTAGTAATGGTTGTCATGAGTCGTGACGGGTCTTGAAATTGTCACCGCAAGCTACTAGAAGGCAAAGCAACGTTGCATTACATTGAGAGGGCAAGTCACTTGGTGGAATTAGAGCGACCCGGGCGCCTTTGCCTACAATtaagtgtatttgttttttaggtaacttttataattataatttaaaaaaaagtaagtttttaaaaagtatgGTTAGCTGCGGTTAGTTGGATTTAGATacatgtttggtaaaaattatggttaaagTTTATGTGcagcaaaaaacatgtataacaCATTTGGTAGTTGTGTGATtacagttgcttttcaaagtgtttttttacttgaaaatacattaaaataatatattattattactcaaaaaattatttttaatatcagcgcatcaaaatgaactaaaaacaccaaaaacattttaatttgaagcaaagaaaaaaatataaaaaaattaatttttttcaaaacgcttttgaaacacaaaaacaaatagtattttacgaaattcaattaaaataacatgtaaaaattactttataaaaactgcatttcaaacttaattttttaattaattcctcaatataaaacataatttttacacCACAAACATAAAAGCAGTAGCAAAACAAATGCAGCCGCAACTCAGGCAAATTCTTGCTTCTTTGTACGAAGATGGGAAGGAAAATTAGTGGAACTCGTCCTCTCTCCACTCGTGGCCGTTGTTGTTTGGACGTATTAGTTAGACTTCAGGATGATCAAATTAGCGCTGTGAATTTTCCTACCTCCTAATTTTCCGTTTTCACGAGATGAAATCTCATCTCATCTGACCGATCTGTGGAATTAGTACCGTTGCATCTTATTGAATATTCTGCTTTTTGAATCATATGCGATGTTTAAATAATCCACGACTACATATATAGCACCACCTCCTAAGATTTGAACCCTGATAAATTAATGATTCAGATAATAATTAATGCCTTTTAAGGACCCCCTCCTACTAGAGCTCAAGGGTATCACAAGTAGCATTGTgacatgctttattttttaaaaaatttagtgaaataaaaatttattaaaaaattaggttattaaattttttgaagttaataaccTCGTTTACGAGTCcgataaaaaaattctagttgCCCTGCTTGCAAGTTTAGCagagcatatatattttttaattgaattcgaTTATGTGatcgttttatttttcttttcactatATGGTTAAACaaaatagtttcaaaaaaatatattattaaattttagaaagtttATGGGCCTGTTAACGGGTATGACGagtttaactttatttttaaaaaaaatcatttttttcaattttatccttcgatATTaggctgattgagaatttagtttcataatttatttctttttgctttctatgagtttatcatagtcttaaaaaaaatcgTAGTATTGGTTTGACGCTCAATTTTGCTATCGTTTAtgtttgttatcatatagttaaataaacaatagtttagaaaaaaaataagttattaatcCCAATAAAGTCCATTACCTGTTTTACAGGTTTGACGTGTTGACCCGGGTTATCCAATTTATGGGATTAATAGGTTTACCTATCAAaccttatatgttttttttagtttccgatcctttaatttttctaattgtatttttttatttcactcttcttcaatattggattggttgagaaatgaagttcatgatttatttatttttttactttctatagggt
Protein-coding sequences here:
- the LOC133691343 gene encoding heat stress transcription factor B-4-like, whose translation is MALMLDNCEGILLSLDSHKSVPAPFLTKTYQLVDDPATDHIVSWGEDDTTFVVWRPPEFARDLLPNYFKHNNFSSFVRQLNTYGFRKIVPDRWEFANEFFKKGEKHLLCEIHRRKTAQPQVAINQHHPHSPFGVNGPSFFPFPSRTSISPSDSDEQANNWCDSPPLTSPPRGGFATATVIGGGGGFNSSVSALSEDNERLRRSNNMLMSELAHMKKLYNDIIYFVQNHVKPVAPSNSYSSSLLLCGPSPYATTNHVTSNGSLVQKPLNQLLGYYPTTAPTNPKQIPQVHVLINSPTATSQSSLTILEEANNNGCKTKLFGVPLQTKKRLHPEYGSNPGNMETSKARLVLDKDDLGLNLMPLSRC